Proteins encoded by one window of Superficieibacter sp. HKU1:
- a CDS encoding divergent polysaccharide deacetylase family protein, producing MLQFRRIVVCTAGIVAVIAPVYAGKLAIVIDDFGYRPQTENQVLALPPTISVAVLPNAPHAREMATKAHNNGHEVLIHLPMAPLSKQPLEKDTLRPDMSSAEIERIVREAVDDVPYAVGLNNHMGSAMTSSLFGMQKVMQALSRYNLYFLDSMTIGNSQSMRAASGTGVKVIKRRVFLDDTQREADIRAQFTRAVELARRNGSAIAIGHPHPTTVRVLQQMVYNLPSDITLVRPSDLLNEPQIDTSTPNTKPPKTITPDAPRNPFRGVKLCKPKQKTEPVYATRFFSVLSESISQSTLVQYFQHQWQGWNQQK from the coding sequence TTGCTTCAATTTCGTCGAATTGTTGTTTGTACCGCAGGAATAGTAGCCGTTATCGCGCCGGTTTACGCAGGTAAACTCGCCATCGTGATTGATGATTTTGGCTATCGCCCGCAGACTGAAAATCAGGTGCTGGCCCTCCCCCCGACCATTAGCGTCGCCGTGTTACCTAACGCACCGCACGCCCGTGAGATGGCGACTAAAGCGCACAATAACGGTCATGAAGTGTTAATTCACCTGCCGATGGCGCCGTTAAGCAAACAGCCGCTGGAAAAAGATACCCTGCGCCCGGATATGAGCAGCGCTGAAATTGAGCGCATCGTACGTGAGGCGGTGGATGACGTCCCTTACGCCGTGGGGCTGAACAACCACATGGGCAGCGCCATGACCTCCAGCCTGTTCGGCATGCAGAAAGTGATGCAGGCGCTGAGCCGCTATAATCTCTACTTTCTCGACAGCATGACGATCGGCAACAGCCAGTCGATGCGCGCGGCCAGCGGCACGGGCGTAAAAGTGATTAAGCGCCGGGTTTTCCTGGATGACACGCAGCGGGAGGCGGATATTCGCGCCCAGTTTACGCGTGCGGTTGAGCTGGCGCGGCGTAATGGTTCGGCGATTGCTATCGGGCATCCGCATCCGACCACCGTGCGCGTGTTGCAACAGATGGTCTACAACCTGCCGTCAGATATTACCCTGGTGCGTCCGAGCGACCTGCTCAACGAGCCGCAGATTGACACGTCGACCCCAAATACCAAACCGCCGAAAACCATTACGCCGGATGCGCCGCGTAATCCGTTCCGCGGCGTGAAACTCTGCAAGCCGAAGCAAAAAACCGAGCCGGTTTACGCCACGCGCTTCTTCAGCGTACTGAGCGAGAGCATCAGCCAGAGCACTCTGGTGCAGTATTTTCAGCACCAGTGGCAGGGCTGGAACCAGCAAAAATAA
- the envC gene encoding murein hydrolase activator EnvC, which translates to MRGTVIYSNKRIVTAVRSVLYASALSAGVLLCAFPAHADERDQLKSIQADIAAKQRAVQKQQQQRAGLLNQLKQQEEAIAAAARKLRETENSLTQLNKQIADMNASIARLEQQRAAQERNLAAQLDAAFRQGEHSGLQFVLSGEEGQRGQRLQAYFGYLNQARQETIAQLKQTRAEVDSQKAELEEKQSQQQTLLYEQRAQQAKLEQARNERKKTLTGLESSIQQGQQQLSEMRANESRLRNSIARAAAAAKARAEQEAREAEAVRTRQKEASSKGTTYKPTESERSLMSRTGGLGSPRGQAYWPVRGPTLHRYGEQLQGELRWKGMVIGASEGSEVKAIADGRVILADWLQGYGLVVVVEHGKGDMSLYGYNQSALVSVGTQVRAGQAIALVGNSGGQGRPSLYFEIRRQGQAVNPLPWLGR; encoded by the coding sequence ATGAGGGGAACGGTGATCTATTCAAACAAACGGATCGTGACGGCGGTCAGATCCGTACTTTACGCCAGCGCACTTAGCGCTGGCGTATTGCTGTGCGCCTTTCCCGCCCACGCCGATGAACGCGATCAGCTAAAAAGTATTCAGGCCGATATCGCTGCCAAGCAGCGTGCGGTGCAAAAGCAGCAGCAACAGCGTGCGGGTTTGCTCAACCAGCTCAAGCAGCAGGAAGAAGCGATTGCCGCCGCCGCGCGTAAGCTGCGGGAAACCGAAAACAGCCTCACCCAGTTAAACAAGCAGATTGCCGACATGAACGCCTCCATTGCCCGCCTTGAACAGCAGCGAGCGGCGCAGGAGCGTAACCTTGCCGCGCAGCTGGATGCCGCCTTTCGTCAGGGCGAGCATTCCGGCCTTCAGTTCGTGCTGAGCGGCGAAGAAGGCCAGCGCGGACAGCGTTTACAGGCTTATTTCGGCTATCTGAACCAGGCGCGTCAGGAGACGATTGCACAGCTCAAACAGACGCGTGCCGAGGTTGACTCGCAAAAGGCCGAACTGGAAGAGAAACAAAGCCAGCAGCAGACCTTGCTATATGAGCAGCGGGCGCAGCAGGCGAAACTGGAGCAGGCGCGCAACGAGCGTAAAAAGACCCTTACCGGTCTTGAATCTTCCATTCAGCAGGGTCAGCAGCAGCTAAGCGAAATGCGGGCCAACGAATCGCGCCTGCGTAACAGTATTGCGCGCGCCGCAGCGGCAGCCAAAGCCCGTGCCGAACAGGAAGCCCGTGAAGCGGAAGCCGTCCGCACTCGCCAGAAAGAAGCCTCCAGCAAAGGCACCACCTATAAACCGACCGAAAGTGAACGTTCCCTGATGTCGCGTACCGGCGGGCTGGGTTCACCGCGTGGTCAGGCATACTGGCCGGTACGCGGTCCTACCCTGCATCGCTATGGCGAGCAGCTTCAGGGCGAACTACGCTGGAAAGGCATGGTTATCGGCGCGTCTGAAGGTTCCGAAGTCAAAGCCATCGCCGATGGCCGGGTGATCCTCGCCGACTGGCTGCAGGGCTACGGCCTGGTGGTTGTGGTTGAGCACGGTAAAGGCGATATGAGTCTTTACGGCTATAATCAGAGCGCGCTGGTGAGCGTGGGAACCCAGGTGCGCGCCGGTCAGGCAATCGCACTCGTGGGCAATAGCGGCGGTCAGGGCAGACCGTCGCTCTATTTCGAAATTCGCCGCCAGGGTCAGGCGGTCAATCCACTGCCGTGGTTGGGAAGATAA
- the gpmM gene encoding 2,3-bisphosphoglycerate-independent phosphoglycerate mutase produces MSISKKPMVLVILDGYGYREDKQDNAISAAKTPVMDALWAKRPHTLIDASGLEVGLPDRQMGNSEVGHVNLGAGRIVYQDLTRLDVEIKERTFFANPVLTAAVEKAATAGKAVHIMGLLSAGGVHSHEDHILAMVELAAERGAEKIYLHAFLDGRDTPPRSAEGSLKTFEDKFAALGKGRVASIIGRYYAMDRDNRWDRVEQAYDLLTQAKGDFQANTAVAGLQAAYARDENDEFVKATVIRAEGQANAAMEDGDALIFMNFRADRAREITRAFVNADFDGFARKKEIKLGDFVMLTEYAADIKTAVAYPPSSLENTYGEWMAKNNKTQLRISETEKYAHVTFFFNGGVEEPFKGEERILINSPKVATYDLQPEMSSAELTEKLVAAIESGKYDTIICNYPNGDMVGHTGVMEAAIKAVEALDHCVEQVTKAVESVGGQLLITADHGNAEQMRDPSTGQAHTAHTNLPVPLIYVGNKTVTAVEGGKLSDIAPTMLTLMGMEIPQQMTGKPLFIVE; encoded by the coding sequence ACTGGTGATTCTGGATGGCTATGGTTATCGCGAAGATAAACAGGATAACGCCATTTCCGCGGCAAAAACGCCGGTAATGGACGCCCTGTGGGCAAAACGTCCGCATACGCTGATCGACGCTTCCGGGCTGGAAGTCGGTCTGCCGGATCGCCAGATGGGCAACTCCGAAGTGGGTCACGTAAACCTCGGCGCAGGCCGCATTGTGTATCAGGACCTGACCCGTCTGGACGTCGAAATTAAAGAACGCACCTTCTTTGCTAACCCGGTCCTGACGGCAGCAGTAGAAAAAGCAGCCACCGCAGGCAAAGCGGTACATATCATGGGCCTGCTCTCCGCTGGCGGCGTTCACAGCCATGAAGATCACATCCTGGCGATGGTAGAACTGGCGGCTGAACGCGGCGCGGAAAAAATCTATCTGCACGCGTTCCTCGACGGTCGCGACACTCCGCCGCGCAGCGCTGAAGGCTCCCTGAAAACCTTCGAAGACAAATTTGCTGCGCTGGGCAAAGGTCGCGTGGCGTCAATCATTGGTCGTTATTACGCGATGGATCGTGACAACCGTTGGGACCGCGTTGAGCAGGCCTACGATCTGCTGACCCAGGCCAAAGGCGATTTCCAGGCGAATACCGCTGTCGCTGGTTTGCAGGCGGCCTATGCGCGTGATGAAAACGATGAGTTCGTTAAAGCCACGGTGATTCGCGCTGAAGGCCAGGCCAATGCCGCGATGGAAGACGGCGACGCGCTAATTTTCATGAACTTCCGCGCCGACCGCGCCCGTGAAATCACCCGCGCGTTTGTCAACGCCGATTTCGACGGCTTTGCCCGTAAGAAAGAAATTAAGCTCGGTGATTTCGTCATGCTGACGGAATATGCCGCCGACATCAAAACCGCCGTCGCTTATCCGCCGTCGTCGCTGGAAAATACCTACGGCGAGTGGATGGCAAAGAACAACAAGACCCAGCTGCGCATCTCCGAAACCGAGAAGTATGCCCACGTAACCTTCTTCTTTAACGGCGGCGTCGAAGAACCGTTTAAAGGTGAAGAACGTATTCTGATCAACTCACCGAAAGTGGCAACCTACGATCTGCAACCGGAAATGAGTTCTGCCGAGCTGACCGAAAAACTGGTTGCCGCCATCGAAAGCGGTAAGTACGACACCATCATCTGTAACTACCCGAACGGCGATATGGTCGGTCATACCGGCGTAATGGAAGCGGCCATCAAGGCAGTTGAAGCGCTGGACCACTGCGTTGAGCAGGTAACGAAAGCAGTGGAGTCCGTTGGCGGACAGCTGCTGATCACCGCCGACCACGGTAACGCCGAACAAATGCGCGATCCGTCTACCGGCCAGGCGCATACTGCCCACACCAACCTTCCGGTTCCTCTGATTTATGTCGGCAACAAAACCGTGACGGCAGTAGAGGGCGGCAAGCTTTCCGACATCGCGCCGACCATGCTGACGCTGATGGGAATGGAAATCCCGCAACAGATGACTGGTAAGCCGCTGTTCATCGTGGAATAA